From the genome of Triticum urartu cultivar G1812 unplaced genomic scaffold, Tu2.1 TuUngrouped_contig_5880, whole genome shotgun sequence, one region includes:
- the LOC125529826 gene encoding uncharacterized protein LOC125529826 isoform X1 — MEMPDPEELEWMESNGLLPEEEEYAYFDDPDEGFLPAAGDACKPHAPPQETATSPAKPADEVSEANLKRPPPPPPPEQEDERSKRRNVDRVDSVDEDWLRYSPPPAAEAVAEKIVSRFASEIQGDSMPVTAPNGERVYAKLATEKLVSEVIEGTRRRTSISNHDGLLLRLLSESFHSLTMQAEQEAIAKVHM, encoded by the exons ATGGAGATGCCAGATCCGGAGGAGCTCGAGTGGATGGAGAGCAACGGCCTCCTCCCGGAAGAAGAGGAGTACGCCTACTTCGACGACCCCGACGAGGGCTTCCTCCCGGCCGCCGGCGACGCGTGCAAACCGCACGCCCCCCCGCAGGAGACGGCCACCTCCCCCGCAAAGCCCGCAG ATGAGGTGTCGGAAGCCAATCTGAAGCGGCCTCCCCCTCCGCCTCCGCCGGAGCAGGAGGATGAGAGGAGCAAGAGGAGGAATGTCGATCGGGTGGATTCGGTGGACGAAGACTGGCTGCGGTACTCGCCCCCTCCCGCCGCCGAAGCCGTTGCCGAGAAGATTGTGTCGCGGTTCGCGTCGGAGATCCAGGGGGACTCTATGCCCGTCACAGCGCCCAACGGAGAAAGAGTTTATGCCAAGCTTGCGACGGAGAAATTGGTTAGCGAAGTAATTGAGGGAACTAGGCGAAGGACTTCAATTTCCAACCACGATGGTTTGTTACTAA GGCTCCTCTCAGAATCATTTCATTCGTTGACAATGCAAGCGGAGCAAGAGGCTATAGCAAAGGTACACATGTGA
- the LOC125529826 gene encoding uncharacterized protein LOC125529826 isoform X2 — protein MEMPDPEELEWMESNGLLPEEEEYAYFDDPDEGFLPAAGDACKPHAPPQETATSPAKPADEVSEANLKRPPPPPPPEQEDERSKRRNVDRVDSVDEDWLRYSPPPAAEAVAEKIVSRFASEIQGDSMPVTAPNGERVYAKLATEKLVSEVIEGTRRRTSISNHDGLLSESFHSLTMQAEQEAIAKVHM, from the exons ATGGAGATGCCAGATCCGGAGGAGCTCGAGTGGATGGAGAGCAACGGCCTCCTCCCGGAAGAAGAGGAGTACGCCTACTTCGACGACCCCGACGAGGGCTTCCTCCCGGCCGCCGGCGACGCGTGCAAACCGCACGCCCCCCCGCAGGAGACGGCCACCTCCCCCGCAAAGCCCGCAG ATGAGGTGTCGGAAGCCAATCTGAAGCGGCCTCCCCCTCCGCCTCCGCCGGAGCAGGAGGATGAGAGGAGCAAGAGGAGGAATGTCGATCGGGTGGATTCGGTGGACGAAGACTGGCTGCGGTACTCGCCCCCTCCCGCCGCCGAAGCCGTTGCCGAGAAGATTGTGTCGCGGTTCGCGTCGGAGATCCAGGGGGACTCTATGCCCGTCACAGCGCCCAACGGAGAAAGAGTTTATGCCAAGCTTGCGACGGAGAAATTGGTTAGCGAAGTAATTGAGGGAACTAGGCGAAGGACTTCAATTTCCAACCACGATG GGCTCCTCTCAGAATCATTTCATTCGTTGACAATGCAAGCGGAGCAAGAGGCTATAGCAAAGGTACACATGTGA